In Mercenaria mercenaria strain notata unplaced genomic scaffold, MADL_Memer_1 contig_955, whole genome shotgun sequence, the DNA window TGAAAATGaacattcaataagtgtatccAGTAATAATTAACTTGAGTTACTAATAAGCACAGTTAAATtgctatttatataaatttttactaatgttaataaaattataaCTTTGATGCATGATTTGTTATGCGACAGGTTCATGTTGGCTTATGAGACAATACTAAGCACTCGGTCCACACCCGTCTGCAAGCCATACAAAATTAAGAGGCTTGGTAGAAACTGGTCTAGTACATATAAAACGAATTTCTATGACAAATTATAATGtccaaaacaaaacatgttcttAGCTGTCCCTTTGTGGCTCCTTAATGGTCCTTATTGGTACTGAATGAACAGAGAACTAAAATTGAATACCCAGATTACTccacataatataatttaaataatatatggCCACTTAATACTCATTAATAGACCACAATGGTCCTTTTTACCCCCTTCTTAGCGGTCCTTATGTCAACAATCGATGCTGATTGTGATCGAGAGACGCTTGTCTGAGACATGTTGCAAACTTATTAGATCATGTGTAGATGCAAAGTTAAAAAAGAACGACAATTACTAGATTAAAATAtggatataaattaaaatgcctaTACAGTTGCCATACAGTCGctcagtgaatagaatcaaacAGGAGTTGTACTGCATGTACAGGTGGTGGACCATTCCAGGAACGTATTGTTCTTGTGCTCCCCATccccaataatttgaccaattaagGTAATTATCATAGCAATTCTTTGACAGCGAGTGAATTTTAGCTGTGCCCTgcagttttgtaattgttttagaCGGGCTAAGCACGCACAACTGCAAAAAAGGTGTTTGATCTTGGTCTGTAATAGGTCGGCTGATTTTCAAAATCTGTGccctgaaaatgcttcctacgtgcctgtgtcatgcagtaacagtcgattataagaaaaaaactttcagtttttagtgttagtacatatttatactgtgtttagctataaaTGCACTAATTAAAACATAATGTAGAGTAttgttaatgttttgtttacatacattatatgtagtatttgtttgtattttcaaatttgaaatttggggattttctgttgtttgttttgacatttcttttgatgtCGAATTTTGATGGGTGCTGTATTATCGATGTGTTTTGACCAACTGGGATCTTTGCTTAATGTGGCGCCCTAGTATTTAAacagtttctgttgtttttagaacagaacagagctaacagtttttcggcgacgccgtctaaattagttttcgttacctatgccacgtgacttcagtttgcaaatcaaactacttgataacgcattatagataatttatcaaaatggaagatttatgcaacactctgcctgattggacgagagtgtcaatttctttcactttgttgattgtgctacgctgagtgaaatgtagacaaagcgtttatcctaaacgacgctgttcacagttttaaagctaactttggctcagtatatttagcaagaatattgatatatctcaaaatgataagtaagtttaataaatatgataaaaacctgttcaaattccaacatatatcaaattaaagaaagagctgaatacggtctgcgtatcacatgaataagggtgtgataagagtcttttatgtagagaagtgctttttaaaagattttccttgttacaattgtcatctgtatatgaaaaggtttcttgcttttgtgacttattcagattgcatattaaaatgagtacttgcttgctttgatatatttgttataaattatttaactgatttattatatatgaatatttttctttagtatggtatgcaaatattgaactcagttgaaatctgttttattatatatatgctatataataactgaatctcattacactgaaatgaaggtacgctgcatacagtttatctatgtgatatgactacggtcaaactttgcttaggaaacagaaatattgaaataattacaattgtatgttttgcttgaccttcacttttttataggtgtggcgtcattgtccaaagattcatgaatagcgaatatgcatttgttaaagcgggatcagttggcctattttagaaataaataaaaataataaataaaaaaaatcctttaattgattttttctcatgtattctaatcaaacttgatttgtagcatctttattaggcccgcagccaactttgttcagctaggACATtcaaccccttttaggggctgctagagctaaaactagaaatgcctttatacagcgtctcatgaacagctttgtggatctttgtcatacttggtctggagcatcattataaggtcctcttccaaatttatttatataggaacttgggccctattagggaccagtatagctaaaagtagatatgcctttcttcgcattaaccactaaaatgtaatggatttttatcaaactcgatgtgtaacaatatcgtaaggtctcctgcttttgttacaaatggggatagggaccagtttagctaaaaatataaacacgtttaatgaactcttctcatgaaccgcttcatgaatcttcatcaaactactgctgtaattattcgtctaaggataaacgaaacaaaactgcaaccctacgaaacctttgcgaaaaattaaaagagaaccatttaaattgttaaagtgcgatgtttagttttgcaatttgaaaaatgttagatgaaagatgaatgttagatgaaaaattcataaacttctttccttattacaattcgccgaccatcatttttaaagatatttcttgttatagcTGTATTATGCAGTGTATGAaggtgtttttttcttctttcaagtAATCCTCAATACCACATACTTACCTAGATTAAATTCCATTGATCATTCTTTTTTCTAGGCTTCTagggaatgaaaatcattttgtaGGGTTTGAGAGTCTAAGGAGGATTTAACCGTCAGATAAACAATGGTGCATCTGCAAAAAGTCGCGATTAACTTTTAATAGACTCAAGTAATTTTTGTAGGCCTGGAAGAGACAGGAGCCGATGTCTAGACCCTTGTCGAACAGGAAGCTCCTCTGAGATGAAATCATCCACTGCTACATTTTTGGACCCGTCCTTTAGAAATGGCTTGACCCACTGGGATGCTAATATGTGGACTCCCAAggtatcaataaaatatatcagaagaTTCTGTGGAAGCATATATCCAAGtaaaataatggcagactcggttttGTGAGCGGTAATGCTAGTCCCAAcatgcccctagcaccggcttaagcggaattctgtttcacaggtattgaatggactccatgcaGAAATTATAGCAACACTTAATTAAAGTTCGGGGAATCATTTTATGATGGTCAACCGGGTCAAAAGCTTTACTGAAGTCCATTACGATGACATCAGTTTGTTGGCCATTTTCAAGGAAATTATATTGAGTTGTGTTTCACATATCTTTATTAGTTTTGAGGAAAAAATATCCATTTCAAGGCAAGCGCtcttgaaaaaatgtaatattaggGCCACatctttgataaatataaattttaaaaggaTCAAAATGTAGATATCTCTTATCTATCATATTTATTATAGAAAACACGCCTATTTATATGACTGCAATTAAACTGTaggttaaggtggaatgcgcctaattcgAAGgtattgggttccgtttcgacattttgttaaatataaaattcagcacattcctcatagaatgcattacttttttgatatttctgtaacttttttctctgcaaacctctAAACACGACCATTGGCgtccatttttttatgaatcatGATTTTACGTCTGTCAGACTGTTTTCGCgaatcgttctgttcattctacaagaatcgatttgcttgttactcatcatattttcgtttaaaaatatctttaaaatggtgtataatttgtggagattaTTTTAACGTAAAAGTCTATATttacgttaacgtgacgtcagagcgacaaatatgatgttgtgttttgaataaaaagtacgctttaatcttgtctcatgttaaactcaaacgatagaatttgagaaaaactaaaatgatgatgaaaactattttctgtcgattgaaggaataaaattatgaggtcaccgaattcattttcgcggaaaattacattacgctacccctacccacaaatcacaacatagcttagtttacgtgtttttctgatatatctcttttcaaatctttGTATTTTACTCTCTCATTCACCAGAGGCTCACTACAGACGTGAAACGAGTCATGGTACGTGAGAAAAAGTGTAaggcttacctttaccttttttacCTTAAACTTTACATTCTACTGTGTGCCGTGCAAGGGATGTACCAATACCATTTTTAACGCACTTGGTCTGACACATCGAGCCCTCCGACCCCTCGCAGTGAAAGCGGACACGCTACTAATGAGCTATCGTGCTGTTTAGGCGTAGTCATAACACGgcataacttttattttaattacttACTCTTGATGCAGGGTGAATGTTTTCGTCATGTGAACCAGAATATAAATATCTTAATTGTGAAATTTTGGTGAAAACTCACTTTGGAATGGTTTTAATGCATTACATTGAAAAAATTACAAAGCAAAAATGATAATGGAAATTTTTACAACCAAATCAGTAATCATGTTATAACTGTTTAAGATTcctttactgaaaaaaaaaagaaattgtaaaaaaacagAGTCTATCGTTGAATGTTAGAAACACCATGCTGACACAATACAGGGGAACTTATGTCCAGCGTtcatatgtgaaaaaaaaaaaaaaaaacaaaaacacaacactACACAGTTTAAGTATacctttgttaaaaatatttttttcgtgtGACATGATATcgagaaataatttcattttctattattGCCACACATGGCAATAACTGGAAGCGCGATTGCATTGCTATATCAAAACTTAAACGAAAACAACGGTCATTCAAGAATAAGTGGAAAAGAGgttatgtaaatattaatttcatgaattttcatttgtatagtttacatttttcttttcactCAGGCTGTTATGTTTTCATTAAGGATATTCTAGGATTATCGTGAACAATGGACCACTTACATATCAGAATTAACTCTCACGTAGTCATTAGGTTTACATGTTCTTCTTCAACTTGGCTTGGTGTTGGGTTAACAATAATATCAAGCCATTTAAGCATCAATTTTTCACCTCTTTTTTGACGGAGAAGAGGATGTAGGAGTGGGGACGGGGGCTTGcttttatcttaaaaatgttCTTTACCTTTGCTATAGGTAAACTCTGAAATTTAGATAATTACAAATGCAggttaattaaaataaattccttatgataatttatattttattgatatcatTTTGTGTTATCGAAGGTCGCCTTAATGTATATACATCCATCTTTCAACTGTGTTGATTTTTCCTAGGAAGTGGGCACATTACAATCCAGTTTTCTAAATGGAGCTAAATGTATTAATGATCTCATATTTTAACTTACATTAAACACGTTATTAGacgttattttaaattaatgttatgaAACGATAGTAAACATATAAGACGCAAAAGTtgcaaactgtcacaatataagcCCCCAACCCCGAGCTAATTGCTTTTGACTTTAAAACTACTCCACTTATTGAACAAACTAGTTGCCTTTTTTCAATTTCAACTgattaaagggtcataactccggAGCAACATAGACTATCCGCCTAATTATCTAACTTTGTCAAGATTACATGGCCATAAACATTCTGATTTCGTTTAGTGATCACTGGATAAGATCTATTTGAGAAAAGGAGTGGATAccgtcaattttcacaattttaagtaattcaagggtccTAACTCAAGATTGTCTATGATTATTCGGCTGGTTATCAAACTCACCTGAGATGTTattgcccataaacattgtgaccaagaaCGTTTAGCAATGGATAAGAACTACTAGTACATAAGTTGtaaattttcagaatattaagTAATTTATGGGCCATATGACTCCAGAGTCTCTGGGACAAACCGGCCGGTTTTCGAATTTTTCGAGACATTATGCCCATACATATTGAGTTTGGTGAACATTGTTAAGATTATCAAATTTGGAcgagatattatacccataaATTATATGACCATGTTTGGTGACTTCTCAAGTTAGAAAGTGGACACTCCTAATTTGCATAGCATTTAGTATTTCAAGAGCTATAACTAAAGAATGCCTGGAACAATACAACTGGTTATCGAACTTTGTTGAGATATTAAACCCGTAAAATGTTACCAAGTTTGCGAACATTgagttagagagcggacaacTTTGGTGGACGTCACCTACACACCTCCGCAGATGATCACATAATTCGTCCCGTTTcacaggcgtataaaaatcaaataatctgaaaaatgaaaagattttaaaatgttattttgaaagcTACAGGTGACCTCTTAAGTAAAACTGTacacatttaaatctgtcaatcaaataaatatataataattgacAAGAGTGTTTTGATAATCAAAATATCATATCTCAAAGGATACTTAGAAAGTGTACTGAAAAGAACATTAACTTAAGCCAACAATTAAAATgccatatatttgaaaaaaaaaattataagtaaaattGCGACGTAATAGCAGTAAAATTTAGTGACTGTATAAGTAGTATCAATAGTTAATTAGTGTATTTATCATGATCGTTTCATATAATTTCTTATTCTAAGATTTGACGGAAGATAAAATCTTTTGGAAGTGTAGAAGGATATTTAAACTGAGTTCTAATGTTTTAAAAGACGATTTCTTTACCGAAAAGAAAAGCTGTTTACAATTTTGTCGATTTAAATATAAGTTGGATATAAAATTGTATctatatataatttgtttaacaCATAATCGGACCTCTGCTGAAATTTATAATCATTAGATATAAATCGGAATAGATAATGTCGGCACCGGCGGGCTGCACGTTATCAAGTTTTGATGCCACTTGCAGTTTCAGTACATGGAGTCCACCGTTAATTGACAGCCAGTTCTCGACATCTCCCGGAAATGTAATTGTCAACGATATTGATGGAACCATTCCGAGTGATGTGAGTAGAAcctgttttctttgttttgtttttttatcaaataagttcgtatttcagttaaaaaatgaaaacagtggACGAAACTGATGCACAAAAATGCAAtgattacaaattttattttcaacgaTTAAGCTTACAGCCCCGGCGTTATCACTATAAAAGGTTTCTTTGACACGTTTCCAGTCATTTTGATCATGGACGAAGAAAACTTTGAAaggtttctttcttttttcatttatagtATCGTCATCTATTGTGAacttttccagttttgttttctattttgtattaatagtatatattatttaatttaaagtatatttaatCTGGTATCGTGTCGTTCAGTGACAATTAAAAGTGGGGACAACCTGTGTCCTTTGGACACGTACCTAGCCttattttattacattgataGTGACAATAGGCCTTTAGTAACAATTCTGACAACATAGATAATACGTGCGCATTTTTAGCTCAAACAATCCTAACAAATCTAAAACAGTAATTGACAGCATATAGATAATACATGCACATtttaaactttaatctgaaaCAGTGATTTAGACATTTACTTCACCTAACGATGATTTTaacaaaacagttttttctgTCTTCTATgtttttcaatattaaaacacAACACATGTTCCACTTCACGCGcatcaaataaaaacatattatacacataattatgtgaaaCAATATTCAGGCAAGAACAGCGTTTAAGGATCGCCTAATTAGACTTTTGCCAACTTCAGTTGGAATCTTCATCTGAAATTAATCAGATCTACATACAAATCGGTCTTCTAGCTTGTTTATAAGAATTATTGCCAACCGTCTCTTACTCTGTATTGAAACCATAATTAACCACTTTAAATATGTATACTTAGTAACAACTCAGTGTTTTTCTGCTTGACAGATATTTTAAAGTTTGCCAAaaataacacattcatgtaaTGCATGACTTTTTTTCCAGGCGTTGAGTGGGCTCGCAAACAGTGGCGGCTACACAGGGACCCCGCAGTTAAGCCTGGACTGCGGGTTTGGAAATAATAACCAGATGACTTTACTTAGTGACAGTTTGTCCTCAAATTTGTCCTGGGTAGAAAATATGCTCATAACTGGTAAGATGCGCTGCCCTTTATTCTATAAGGCATTAAGGCATTAAGAAATGTACAGAACATATTATCTTAATAGATGTTATAGTGATATATGGGACTGTTAatcttttttttacttatttatttagcTGAAGACAAAGATAAATACTTGTATCTTATTAACTACTAATAAACACAGAACTTAAAATAGTCATAAAAGTCTGCGggggaaaatgtaaaaaaaaaagaaaacaaaaaaaaaaacaaaaaacaaaaaaacaaaaaaaaaactgacattttaatgtcaaaattGCAAAGTCATGAATCCGACGCTTACCAACCAAAGTAAGTCAATCATTGCTGATGAAATTAACTAATTAAGTATCCTCAACTATATAAGAGTTTATATTGtgtagataattttattcaaatatatgcatgtaactgattcaaaactttcattttttcaaGACTGATATGAAAAGGACAAATATTTATAAGTTAATATGTCAAAAGTACCTGGAACTCCCGAAGCTAATTTAGACTTCTCTTCTATCGCAGACTGCTATGACATGCAGGTACAGTCTGGAGCCTTTTCCGTATTGACGGGGCTTACTATACTCACAGTAATCGGAGGAAATTTCACTACCATTTCCGGTTCAGCTTTTTCCGGTATGACAAGCTTAACAACGTTGTATCTCTATGCTGGGTTTCCAACTTCCGGCATACCGTCAGGATTGCTGGACGGTTTGACGGCACTTACATCAATTGACATGTCTCGAACCGCGCTAAACAGGTATTTTATCACAGGACATTCTTAATCGTAACCAGCAGATACAAAGTCAGTCGTTTCGTCATTATTCATTCTATTTGAAGAGCAGAATTTACGAAATGCACTTTCAATGAacctgtattttatttatttcttaaaaagaaatacaACAGTTGTCTTTAAATATGCGTTTAAAAGCGATTCTGTGATATGACGAAAAATTGCACAAGAAAAACCTGTTTCATTATTTCTATGAATCTAAAAAGAGAAAGCAAATATTGTCAAGTTTTGCGAAAATCTTCGAATATTATGGGCACAAATCTGGTCAAATACTCAATAATTGTAAgtgaatatttataaaaattggtATTTAATTGTCAGCATACCCAGCGGTCTTTTTGATGGCCTTACAAGTCTGACAAGCCTGCAGCTGCTGGACAGCAGTCTGACAACATTGCCAAGCGATTTATTCTACCCTTTAATAAGCCTGACTACCCTTGATATCAGTGAGAATAGTTGGGAGTGTGACTGTCAGCTACAATGGCTAGGCACCTACCTGACTGCCACAGGTAAGCGTTGTACATACCggaatttgaagaaaaatatcatGATGCATTTTTGCTATAT includes these proteins:
- the LOC128555027 gene encoding carboxypeptidase N subunit 2-like — its product is MSAPAGCTLSSFDATCSFSTWSPPLIDSQFSTSPGNVIVNDIDGTIPSDALSGLANSGGYTGTPQLSLDCGFGNNNQMTLLSDSLSSNLSWVENMLITVPGTPEANLDFSSIADCYDMQVQSGAFSVLTGLTILTVIGGNFTTISGSAFSGMTSLTTLYLYAGFPTSGIPSGLLDGLTALTSIDMSRTALNSIPSGLFDGLTSLTSLQLLDSSLTTLPSDLFYPLISLTTLDISENSWECDCQLQWLGTYLTATGLTTDNCSSPASLAGFDLSRALLSLSCSTTTTSDDGDENWYHYGLIAGTSLALILALIAIIGCLYQRMQYEELVKSMQKSQTAEQNGTTKITNIKSNRESKNAHDLPTEDGVNNMKDKNVWTVSNEEINRHQGSPFNKRSRQVMPSRSKVQRGWASQRDPDEW